In Kineococcus endophyticus, a single window of DNA contains:
- a CDS encoding 2'-5' RNA ligase family protein has protein sequence MNPFIVAAEVDEPTQDALDRLRRRHFPPERNRLAAHLTLFHALPGDALGDVLDAVRRACARPAPTAEVTGVRSLGRGAALVVASPGLVAARAAVATDFAGRLTRQDGHGFSPHVTVQNFVDPATARATVERLSAEITPWEFTVTGLAVHRYAGGPWDHVETVPFE, from the coding sequence GTGAACCCGTTCATCGTCGCCGCCGAGGTCGACGAACCCACGCAGGACGCCCTCGACCGTCTGCGCCGCAGACACTTCCCGCCCGAGCGGAACCGGCTCGCGGCGCACCTGACCCTGTTCCACGCCCTCCCGGGCGACGCGCTCGGCGACGTGCTGGACGCCGTACGCCGGGCCTGCGCCCGGCCCGCCCCGACGGCGGAGGTGACGGGCGTGCGGTCCCTGGGGCGCGGCGCCGCGCTCGTCGTCGCGAGCCCCGGCCTGGTCGCCGCGCGGGCCGCCGTGGCCACGGACTTCGCCGGCCGGTTGACCCGTCAGGACGGGCACGGGTTCTCCCCGCACGTCACGGTGCAGAACTTCGTGGATCCGGCCACGGCCCGCGCCACCGTGGAACGGCTCAGCGCGGAGATCACGCCGTGGGAGTTCACCGTCACGGGCCTGGCGGTGCACCGCTACGCGGGGGGCCCGTGGGACCACGTCG